TGCAGATAGTTCAACTAGTTCAGGGATCCCTGGCATTGCCTCTGTGCCCATCTTGCTGCTGCCGTCAGTATAACAGTTTTCCTATTTGTTAACCTTGTGCTTTACAACCCTGATATCATCTTGTTGATGTTCAtaattctttgatttatttcacataGAGTAAAGGTTCATGTCTCTCTCTAGAGAAATTTGTGATTTTCTGACCTTCAgtatatttcttcattattctcgacttttttctttactattgttataaccatgatatttattatttagctttCTATTGTGATGGATGAtggtaattaattttaaaatttttaatcaaccTTGAATAGGTGTAATAATTCTCTCTTGGAATTGTTGTAtggttctttttattcatttttgtatttagtTAAGTAATGTTTGTGGAGGTATTTAGCTTTTATGACCATGAGAGTAATTCATAGCTCCCTTATTTAATCAtgttcattttgttaatattataaCATGTGCCTCAGAAGAAACTGGAAGttgttttctctgcttcttcatggtagaaaagaaatgtagaaaattgGTGGTTATTCCTATTTGCCTTTTGGAAGCCTGTATGATGTATCAGAGccctatgtttttgtttttgtttttaaacagcaaagaggtgtttattgcgagctagctcggtcctccatgcgcacacagcaactggtgacgctgggagtccctatgttttcttttggatAGTAATCAGTTATTGAGTCAGTTTCTTCAGTAGGCATGGGCTCATCTGTTTTGTGTATTTGTACTTCTGTGTAAGTTATAAGAGATTGTTTCTCTCAAAGTATTGGGCCAGTTCCTCTAAGTTATCTAATTTTTATCGAGCACATGTTCATGATATTTTTGAAGGGCCCATGAATGGTAACAATGGCTCTTTTAATTCTAATGTGTagtttctctgtcctctgttgtCTTTTTACTTTAATGTCATAGTATTTCTTATACCTTAGTCTTATTTACTTCCTTTGATGTGGtggtaaggattgaacccagtgcttcactggtgctaggcaagctctttactgagccataacctcaccCGTGTGCTCTGTTTCCTTATCCTCCTATCAGTTTATCAGTGATGCTGATCTTATGAAGTACTTGGTTTTGCAGACTGCTGACTTCCTGGTTGTGGTTTCATCAATACCCTTTCTGTTATTTGCCTGTGCTTAATTTATACTTACGTTGGTTTTCATTCTCTGGTTTTCTTAAGTGGAAggtttaatgattgctttttttctctcgttttctaaaatatgttttgGATCCCTTAGATAATGTTTTGGATGCTGTAGATACCACTGACAACATCTGTGCTGTTTCCCATGTTGGACTtttacatttcattatttttctaaacaagGTCAAGTTTTCCCTTGCATCACCTCTTTCTCCTGAGTCTTTTAGAGTCCTGTGTTGCATCTCCCATTTCCTAGAGGCTTTCCAGCTGCTTCTGATCTCATTTCTGCTTAGCTCCCATGTTCTTTGAGCATACTTAGTATTTCACTGTGCTGCACACTTGTTGAGGTGAGGCTTATGGCTCAGAATATGGCCTATTCTGGCGAGTGTTGCTGTGATCCTGAGAAGGCTGTGTGTTTTGCTGTTGGTGAATGGCCAGTGAAGCTCTGCTCTCTGAGGCTTTGCTGTGTGGTGTCAGACCCTACAGACTTGTGGTGATGTCTCAAAGTGTAACTGCAGAGTGTTCCTTGTTCTGGACAGTTTTGTATGTTTCTGCCtgatgtatttcttctttgtttcaggTCCATGCACATTAATATTTCCAGACAGTTATTTGTAAAGTTTAGCCTATGGCTGACACAGTAATaaatacatgtaatcccagccactgaggAGTGTTagacaagaggatcccaagttcaaagccatcctcaacaacttaCGTCCTGAGcttcttagaattatttttttctcaaatttgaaataatatttaaaaattgctcaTTTGTTAAGTACCCCTTTAAATCATtggtataaaatataaacaaacaaatacataaatataaaattcaaccCAGGAATACTGGAGTCTGGTCTCTCTCTGAAGCTTCTTTTTAATCAGATTTTAGTTGATGGTTGAAAGAGTAAACAATGATTTGCTATACTTTTCTAATGCAGGCTGTTTgtttacttaatttcttttaaggaatttctGCTCGTTTTTCAAAATGACCACTTCTGAAATAGAAGAGGGAGAGTTTGTTTTAGACATTAATATAGTTCCATAATGATTTTAGTTTCAATTGGCCAAACTTACATCAGAGCTGCTGTGTGCACTCTGGAGACAGTGACCATGCTCTCACATTGGGATGTCAGGCCTCTGTCCTGTACCAGAGAGGGTCAGTCTGAAGGGCTAGAGAAGGTCACACTTTGCTTGCTGCTCTCCATTCTTCCCTGTGACTGCTTCATGGAGCTGTTGGGATCCTTTCATGGCTTTTGGCCATGGTGATGTTTTTGTTCTGATGGTTCTGCTTGTGTTTCCACTTTTCTCTGGAGGTATGTGTAGAGCAGCTCTCTCTCCCTAGAACCACTTCAATCTTGGGTGTAaataactttctttctttgaagatcAATTGGCTATATGTGTGTTAGGTTATTTTTGCGTTTCTATTACCTTCTATCTTATGACAGAATCAAAATGTTTTTcgactttctgttcttttctatttcattgcagTACTGTGATAGTGCCAGCCCCCTGTTGTATCGTTTTAGTATGCATGCTTATCTTTGTATTTACtgcatatcatttttataaaattgtttatcttattgttttttaaaaactaaatttttactGGTGCAGGGGTGCctgccggtaatcccagcagctagggaggctcaAGGAGGAGAATCATTGTTTTAGATGCTAACCGCAGCCACCTAGTAGGGCCTGAATAAGTTAGTGAGTACTGCCTTAAAATGAAAAGTGTGCTGAgcatgtatctcagtggttaagtgccatgggttcaatctctgcttatttttttcttttttttgctccactgaaataaataaataaataaataaatagtttgaaCCTTTTGTAATCATCTTAAAAGTGTTTTAGTCTTTCACATTTGAATGTATAATAAATGGACTTTTTTTCTACAGAATAGTGGTATGTCATGCCCTTTGCCAACTAGATTCCAGTTTGCCTGGACCATCATTGTGATCTGTGTCCAAGACACCTGGTGTCTGTGATCTTTTCATGCTGAGAAGACCAGCACATTGAAAGCTTCCTCTGGGTCTCTTGCTCACCTCTGCTGATACTATGCTTGCTGCTCAGGAGGTCACCTGTTTTAAGTTCTTGAGTATGGTTGTATATCAGTGGCAGGGGCACATTCTGCTAGATAATCTTTTTGGCTTTTCTGTCATTGTGCAGACAGAATTCACAGCATTTTCACAGATGTACATGGAGTGACCTGTTTCACACCCAAACTGTGTTAGATAGGTGATGATTCTGGGTTGCAACCCTGCTGTTTTACCACAATCTGGAAATGCTTTTTACCTTAGGTTTGTTCGCACCAGCATCATTACAGGCACTAGAAAACTCTTTCACAACAGACATCCATTGTACATGTGGTCCATCCTTGCTCAAAGAGTTTTGTTCAGAACGTGGCCATGAGGTACATGAATGTTCCTATGGTAGTGAACTGACTTCTGTTCATAAGAGTTTTTCAACTGTTGGACATTCATTGTTGCTATGGGATTTAGAATAGTAGTTCCTGTTGTTTATTAAGAAGACCGTTTTGAGTCTCATAAAACTTTTTAAGGTTGTTGTTGGGACAAGGTGACATCTTTGTTCCATTGAGGTATTTATAAGACATCTGTGATCTTTCCATTACACCATTCTGCTTTGAAAGTGACCACAACCAATTATCAAATTTTTGTGTTCATTAATTATTGTACTTGTTTACTAGTTGACTAAAGTCTTTATCTGGAGTAAAGCACCTTCAAACTTCTTGTTGCTCTCTTGCTGTAATCATATAGATGAACTCAATCCCCAGTTCACAAATTTTGACAACCTGTTTGAcactttgtctttattttgtccCTGAGACAAGTTTCTTTGTGACCCATGCCTAGAAGTTGTGAGTGGGGCTGATTCTAGGAATTTCTTTTTAGATAGAACAATGGACTTCCAGAAAGTTTCAAGAGATGAGTAAATACCATGTTGTCTATGTTAACTGTGTAGGCACAGTGAAACACTGTGGTTGGAAAATTTGCTCTCAAATGCTGTTATCCATGATTCTAGCAATTTCCTAGTAAGttgtctttcttttctaagaGCAAGTACTATAAGGAGTACTAATATGAGTTCTGTACTGCACAGAACATTTTTAGAATGTGTAATAGAGGTGCAACCAACCCAGAAGTGAGGAGTGAACCAGGAGCCCACCTTACTTACTGTGAACTTACCAAAAGAACGGTATAAAACACTTTGCTTTTTGCCTCCCAAGTGGCCCAGTTCAAGTGTTGGAATGTCTGAGAAGAATTGAGTGCCACAAAGATTTGATGAACCAAGTTGTAGAATTAATCAGAAGGTCAGAGAATCATCTGAATAGCATGCATGTTAAGTATAGATTTATCAAGCTGTCAGTGTATCCTGGACTACACTACACATTTGTGGCATTTTTAAGATCTcagtgacctttgaggatgtggctgtgaacttcaccctGGAAGAGTGGCATTTGCTGGATCTATCTCAGAAGAACCTTTACATAGACGTGATGCTGGAAGTCTTCAGAAACCTGGCATTTATAGGTAATATTGATGATTCTTTAATTAATCAACTAGAGAACTCATGAATATTTTGATCATTTATGTAGAATTTGAAAAGGCAATCAGTTGGTGAATTATTTACCATAAAGAGCACATAAAGGCATTACTAGTtcctcaaaatttataaaagttttttctggtttgtcattttaggaaacaaCTGGAATGACAAGAAAATTGAAGATCAGGTCGAAAATTCTGGAAACAATCTAAGGTAATTATAGTCACAAGACAAATCCTGGAGGGAATCTGAGaatatcatataaattttaaaacaaaccaaccaaagaAATATGCACAGGTTGAAATGTacttattttcttacattttttaccaaaaatatttacataactgTAAAAGatattcagtcttttcaaagtTGTTGACATGCAAAAAGTGGTATGAAATTGTGTATGTGAATACACTATTTGGATATTAGCCATAAGGAAGCTATGTTGAAAAAGATtactttctttcaatttctttagaTTTAGGCACTTTGTACAAGTCAGAAAACCTAGCCTTTCCCTGATGTTACTAGTAATGATAGCTTGTTCTAGCCTTCACCTGATGTTAATAGTAATTTCAGCCtaaaacctataaataaatagaaaatcatgcATGAATTAAGCACTGATAATGTGAGTATTGTTCTTCAAAGAAGTTATATCTTTAAATTCAAAGGCAAAGAAGATAGTTTGGGGAAACTTTCAATGACATTCCAATTTTCAACTGGACATAGAAATAGTGTAATAGAGTAAGTCCAAATGACTGCATCATGTGTGCAAAAGACTTCATATGCCCTTCATTCCTTTATAGGCAGACCAGTTCTCACTCTGGAATCAAATTCTACAAGcatgaggaatgtgaagagaagccatgtgaatttAAACAGTACAGGCAATCTCTGGTTTCTCTTGAAAGTGTTCAGAGACAAATATTAATACAATCTGCAGATGAACTTTATGAAAGTACAGTATGTGGGAAAGTCATCAGTTGTCCCAGTGAcattcaaagacatgaaaaaactCATGGATGGCAACCCCATGAAGGTCAAAAATGTTGTGAagccttttcttctctcccaggTGTTCAAAGACACATGAGAACACACAGTGGAGGCAAATCTTTTAAATGTGaggtatgtgggaaagcctttcctTTCCCATCTTTTTTGAGGAGACATGAAGAAACTCATTCTGGAAAGAAATTCTATGAATATAAACAAGGTGATCAAACCTTCATTACACTCAGAAGTCTTCCAACTCACACGATAAGGCAGAGTGGGAATACATGTTTTAAATGCAAGGTGTGTGGGAAACAATTTGCTCATCCCTGTTTATTCAGAATACACCAGAGAACACattctggagagaaaccctatgaaggtaagcaatgtggaaaagcctttgttaGATCCCATCAGCTTCATAAACATGGAAAAACTCACACTGGAAAGAGGtcctatgcatgtaagcagtgtggcaaatccttcactcagtcctcttaTCTTCTAGACCATAAAAGAACACATAATGGAGataagccctatgaatgtaagcagtgtggaaaagcctttgctagatccagtgaTCTTTACAGACACGgaagaattcacactggagagaagccctatgaatgtaatcagtgtgggaaagccttcactcagtcctctcatCTTCTAAACCATaaaagaactcatactggagagaagccctatgaatgcaaacaatgtggaaaagcctttgctagatcctgTCAATTTCAAGTACATGTAAGAACACATACAAGAGAGAATCTccatgaatgtaagcagtgtggcaaagccttcactcagttcTCTGACCTTCAGAAACATAGAAGAACGCATAcaggagagaagccttatgaatgtaagcagtgtgggaaagcctttgctacatccagtgATCTTTACAGACAcggaagaactcacactggagagaagccctatgcatgtaatcagtgtggcaaagccttcactaaGTCCTATAGTCTTCTAAACCAtaaaagaacacatactggagagaagtcctatgaatgcaaacaatgtggaaaagcctttgctaaaTCCTGTAAATTTCACATACATGTAAAAACTCATACAAGAGAGAAGCTccatgaatgtaagcagtgtggtaAAGCCTTCACTCACTCCTCTCATCTTGTAAACCAtaaaagaacacatactggagagaggccctatgaatgtaagcagtgtggaaaagccttcattCAGTCCTCTCATCTACTAAACCAtaaaagaacacatactggagagaagccctatgaatgcaaacaatgtggaaaagcctttgctagatcctgTCAATTTCACGTACACGTAAAAACTCATACAAGGGAGAAGCTccatgaatgtaagcagtgtggcaaagccttcactcagtcctcttaCCTTCAAACTCATttaagaacacatactggagagaggcCATATGAATGtgagcagtgtggaaaagccttcactcagtcctctcacCTTCAAACACATaaaagaactcatactggagagaggccatatgaatgtaaacaatgtggtaAAGCCTTAACTCGGTCCTCTTACCTTCAAAATCATTTAAGAACACATAATGGAGAGAGGccatatgaatgtaagcagtgtggaaaagccttcactcagtcctctcacCTTCAAACACATaaaagaactcatactggagagaagccctatgaatgtcaacaatgtggtaaagcctttgctacatcctcTAACCTTCACCAACATAAAAAATTACATACTgtagagaagccctatgaatatCAAAAATGTGAAAAGGCCTTTGCTACATCACCGCATCTTTACACACATTGAAGAACACATACTGAAGAGAGATTTTACTCATGAAAACAATTGGCAAAGTCTACTGTTACTACTGTTTCCCtcataaatatgtagaaaatttactggagaaaaatccttTAAATGTGAAATGTGGTTAAATCAGTATTTCTTGCCACCTTCAAAGACAAGAAAAGGCTCACactgccatatatatatatagtaatggAGCTTTAGCCTGGTGGAACTCTAACACTGAGCAAcattggtatttctttttttaaattttgacatagtTATTTGTTGTGTTCCTTAGAGTCTTGTGAAGgtgctgaaactggcctcaaacttgtgatccttcagcctTAGCCTCCCGATCTCTGAGATTAAAGGCAGATATCACCACATCTGACTGAATaactctttaaatataaaaaaaatatatgacaaatcaatccactttttctgtttccttcaaaGCCATTTCCCTCACACTGGAAAACAAGCCCTCTGAATCTGGGAGATTTGCTACAACTGATCAAAATATGTttctgactattttttttctcacatatgaAATTACTCATGTAGAGAAGCTCTGTGAATATAAGAAATGTGGGAAGTGTTcttatattttcagtttcctcTATGGACTGGGAAGATTCTTTTGGAAAGACTCAGGCCAAAATGAATACATTCTATGCATGTAAGGAATAAAAAGGCTCAGGTGTTctaatttgtttagttttatgaaTGCATTCATACTGGAAAAAATCCTGTGGATAAGCAATGTGGGGCTTTATTCAACTTTCCCAGTTTCTGTAATACAAAATGATTCATATCAGGGACAAAACTTCTGCTCTTTAAAATAGGTTGTAACACTTTCAACTTTTCATGTCCCTTTGAGCATCATGGAAAAACTCAGTGTAGACAAGCCTTGTATGTAGAAATGTAGTGGGACCTTCAGTTGATTCAGATCCAGTTGGACTTTTTCAGACttgaagaaatttttcttttatttatttatttgttttgttatgaGAGATTCAACCCagagatacttaaccactgagccaaatcacagttatatatatatatatatatatatatatatatatatatatatataaaattttttttttttcaattttgagacatggtctaaTTGGATTGCTTAggtcctaagttgctgaggctggatttgaacttgtgttctCCTGCTTCCCCCTGATATAGTCGTGCAGTGCCTTCAGCaatcaacttttatttttgagaaaatgattGTAGGTGTGGAAAAGTGTGTGTTCCTTCATTTCTCCCCTGTCTATTCATAGTTAATGCAGTGCATCCTGGAGTAGGCATAAGGATGACATCAGCATGAAGACAAGAAAGCCTCATCtttctgggttaaatctcttATTATTAGATTTAATT
This window of the Urocitellus parryii isolate mUroPar1 chromosome X, mUroPar1.hap1, whole genome shotgun sequence genome carries:
- the LOC113177928 gene encoding uncharacterized protein LOC113177928: MEAKEQGPGPPASGNRASCSAADIRNWIPSPILGAREQKPKAIRLGGLGCTLCTNLAHPTPSSPRGTSGQRLRVCRQGGDFKISVTFEDVAVNFTLEEWHLLDLSQKNLYIDVMLEVFRNLAFIGNNWNDKKIEDQVENSGNNLRIHQRTHSGEKPYEGKQCGKAFVRSHQLHKHGKTHTGKRSYACKQCGKSFTQSSYLLDHKRTHNGDKPYECKQCGKAFARSSDLYRHGRIHTGEKPYECNQCGKAFTQSSHLLNHKRTHTGEKPYECKQCGKAFARSCQFQKHRRTHTGEKPYECKQCGKAFATSSDLYRHGRTHTGEKPYACNQCGKAFTKSYSLLNHKRTHTGEKSYECKQCGKAFAKSCKFHIHVKTHTREKLHECKQCGKAFTHSSHLVNHKRTHTGERPYECKQCGKAFIQSSHLLNHKRTHTGEKPYECKQCGKAFARSCQFHVHVKTHTREKLHECKQCGKAFTQSSYLQTHLRTHTGERPYECEQCGKAFTQSSHLQTHKRTHTGERPYECKQCGKALTRSSYLQNHLRTHNGERPYECKQCGKAFTQSSHLQTHKRTHTGEKPYECQQCGKAFATSSNLHQHKKLHTVEKPYEYQKCEKAFATSPHLYTH